In the Dioscorea cayenensis subsp. rotundata cultivar TDr96_F1 chromosome 12, TDr96_F1_v2_PseudoChromosome.rev07_lg8_w22 25.fasta, whole genome shotgun sequence genome, one interval contains:
- the LOC120273579 gene encoding stomatal closure-related actin-binding protein 1: MTRVTLDFGDSMQGEVMQSVSSDVNFASHGFPKYMLGPNNMIIEPHEGPKKPSLKEIVAKETAQLLEQHQRVSVRDLAKKFEKGLSTATKLSDEARWREVTSLDRQVLLKKLRDLLESLRGRVAGRNRDDVDEAITMVEALAVQLTQREGELLQEKAEVKKLAAILKKASEDAKKVAEEERAFARAEIENARAVVQRIEEALHEQEKKSKSSEQRDLEELMQEVQEARRIKMLHQPSKVMDMEHELQALRGQLAEKSGKIIKLQREISLNKRREQNESLLYELEGLECLGSCLCILPRTETAPNLANCSIQWYRVQPEESKKELISGATKSIYASEPFDVGRFLQAEIVFNDEKIILKTSGPIDPAAGLGSYVEALIRKPETQFNVIIVQMNGRDHPSHAIHVFHVGKMRIKLCKGTKTKTKESYSNSMQLCGVRGAGNAAAQALYWQAKRGLSYILAFESVRERNAAIMLARRYAFDCNIMLAGPGERSSV; encoded by the exons ATGACGAGAGTGACGCTTGATTTTGGAGATTCAATGCAAGGGGAGGTAATGCAATCAGTGTCATCTGACGTAAATTTTGCCTCACATGGTTTTCCAAAGTATATGCTAGGCCCTAATAATATGATCATTGAGCCACATGAGGGTCCTAAAAAGCCCTCTCTCAAAGAGATTGTTGCCAAGGAGACAGCGCAGTTGTTGGAGCAGCATCAACGAGTTTCCGTTCGTGACCTTGCTAAGAAGTTTGAGAAAGGTCTCTCAACTGCCACTAAGTTATCCGATGAG gCAAGGTGGAGAGAAGTGACATCTTTGGACCGGCAAGTTCTTCTGAAGAAACTTAGGGATCTATTGGAATCACTCAGAGGTCGTGTGGCAGGTCGAAACAgggatgatgttgatgaagCCATTACTATG GTGGAGGCTTTAGCAGTTCAATTGACTCAGAGAGAAGGAGAGTTGCTTCAAGAAAAAGCCGAAGTAAAAAAGCTAGCAGCCATTCTAAagaag GCTTCTGAAGATGCCAAAAAAGTTGCTGAAGAAGAAAGAGCTTTTGCTCGTGCAGAAATTGAAAATGCAAGAGCAGTGGTGCAGCGAATTGAAGAGGCTCTTCATGAACAGGAGAAGAAGTCAAAAAGTTCAGAGCAGCGG gaTTTGGAAGAACTAATGCAAGAAGTTCAAGAGGCGAGAAGAATTAAAATGCTTCACCAACCAAGCAAG GTAATGGACATGGAACATGAACTTCAAGCACTGCGTGGCCAGCTTGCAGAAAAGTCGGGGAAGATCATTAAGCTTCAGAGAGAG ATTTCATTGAACAAAAGACGCGAACAAAATGAATCCCTTCTGTATGAGTTAGAAGGCCTTGAATGTTTAGGCTCTTGTTTGTGCATCTTGCCAAGAACAGAGACCGCTCCCAACTTGGCGAATTGTTCTATTCAATGGTATCGTGTCCAGCCTGAAGAAAGCAAAAAAGAATTGATTTCAG GGGCAACAAAATCAATTTATGCCTCGGAACCTTTTGATGTTGGACGATTCTTGCAAGCTGAAATTGTTTTTAACGATGAAAAGATTATATTGAAAACAAGCGGTCCAATAGATCCAG CTGCAGGATTGGGAAGCTATGTAGAAGCACTAATTAGAAAGCCGGAGACTCAGTTCAAT GTAATCATTGTCCAGATGAATGGACGTGATCACCCCTCACATGCTATACACGTATTTCATGTCGGGAAGATGAGGATTAAACTTTGTAAAGgaacaaaaaccaaaaccaaagaatCATATTCCAATTCAATGCAG CTTTGTGGGGTGAGAGGTGCTGGAAACGCAGCGGCGCAAGCACTATATTGGCAGGCAAAGAGAGGCCTCTCCTACATTTTAGCATTTGAATCAGTGAGAGAAAGGAATGCCGCCATTATGCTTGCTCGAAGATATGCTTTTGATTGTAAT ATAATGCTTGCGGGACCTGGTGAAAGGTCTTCGGTATGA